The Lentzea guizhouensis genome contains a region encoding:
- a CDS encoding FAD-binding oxidoreductase, whose protein sequence is MTLPNLITDPNTLAGLSHDEAEWAPAGTPWAAFRPESTSDVQDAVKHCAANNIPIVPRGAGTGLSGGANAVDGCLVLDLSRMNRIVEIDADNLLAVVQPGVVNDDLKKAVAAQGLWYPPDPASSPWSTIGGNVATNAGGLCCLKYGVTRDYVLGLEVVMGGPVEYGTAVRLGRRTNKGVAGYDLTSLLVGSEGTLGVVTEITLRLRPAARPQATVVGAFTSLVDAGGAVALCTRRGLQPAALELIDRACLQAVEDWKHLGIEPGTEAMLLARAETAEDADGLVAAFTDAGAVWTERSTDSTEAEALFAARRLAYPALERLGPLLTEDVCVPRSAVPAMLARVEEIGARHGVRIATIAHAGDGNLHPLLITPPGDDNARIAAQAAFADIIDAALALGGTVTGEHGVGLLKRDGMIRELGPDVCAVQNAVKHTLDPLTLFNPGKA, encoded by the coding sequence ATGACACTGCCGAACCTGATCACCGACCCGAACACGCTGGCCGGGCTCAGCCACGACGAGGCCGAGTGGGCACCGGCGGGCACGCCGTGGGCCGCGTTCCGGCCGGAGTCCACATCGGACGTTCAAGACGCGGTGAAGCACTGCGCCGCCAACAACATCCCGATCGTGCCGCGCGGCGCCGGGACCGGGCTGTCCGGCGGGGCGAACGCCGTGGACGGGTGCCTGGTGCTCGACCTGAGCCGGATGAACCGGATCGTCGAGATCGACGCGGACAACCTGCTCGCGGTCGTGCAGCCGGGCGTGGTCAACGACGACCTCAAGAAAGCCGTTGCCGCCCAGGGACTCTGGTACCCGCCGGACCCGGCCAGCTCGCCGTGGTCGACGATCGGCGGCAACGTGGCCACCAACGCGGGCGGCCTGTGCTGCCTGAAGTACGGCGTCACGCGCGACTACGTCCTCGGCCTGGAAGTGGTCATGGGCGGGCCGGTCGAGTACGGCACGGCGGTCCGGCTCGGGCGCCGCACCAACAAGGGCGTCGCCGGGTACGACCTGACCAGCCTGCTCGTCGGTTCCGAGGGCACGCTCGGCGTCGTCACCGAGATCACCCTGCGACTGCGGCCCGCGGCACGTCCGCAGGCCACCGTCGTCGGTGCCTTCACCAGCCTCGTCGACGCGGGCGGCGCTGTCGCGCTGTGCACCCGCCGAGGTCTCCAACCAGCAGCTCTGGAGCTGATCGACCGCGCGTGCCTGCAGGCCGTCGAGGACTGGAAGCACCTGGGCATCGAGCCCGGCACCGAGGCGATGCTGCTGGCGCGGGCCGAGACCGCCGAGGACGCGGACGGGCTGGTCGCCGCCTTCACCGACGCGGGCGCGGTGTGGACCGAGCGGTCCACCGACTCCACCGAGGCCGAGGCGCTGTTCGCCGCCCGTCGCCTCGCCTACCCCGCGCTGGAACGGCTCGGGCCGCTGCTCACCGAGGACGTCTGCGTGCCGCGCTCGGCCGTCCCCGCGATGCTCGCGCGGGTCGAGGAGATCGGCGCACGGCACGGCGTGCGGATCGCGACCATCGCCCACGCCGGCGACGGCAACCTGCACCCGTTGCTCATCACCCCGCCCGGCGACGACAACGCGCGCATCGCCGCGCAGGCCGCGTTCGCCGACATCATCGACGCCGCCCTCGCACTCGGCGGCACGGTCACCGGCGAGCACGGCGTCGGCCTGCTCAAGCGCGACGGCATGATCCGCGAGCTCGGCCCCGACGTGTGCGCCGTGCAGAACGCGGTCAAGCACACCCTCGACCCGCTCACCCTCTTCAACCCCGGCAAAGCCTGA
- a CDS encoding alpha/beta fold hydrolase, producing the protein MLHQIPVDGGTLTVEVIEGDTAPVLALHGLTSNRKLWSWVAAHGFTLVTPDLRGRADSVSLTGSSLRQHTDDMVRVLDALELDAVTVCGMSMGAYVGLDLAVTHPDRVRALVLVDGGFPMPAHAAMTPELIDMAFAPQLAALAQTWTPDSYLAANAAVNPLIDPADPLQREYFAHDLSPDGRRRLDEDTVLADARDTILGDSPWRSLTVPTWFVRAEWSTGPNTPPAYTESDAARFHAALPVLREPVLINEVDHGGTVMTPAGAAVTAKVLAEAL; encoded by the coding sequence GTGCTCCACCAGATCCCCGTCGACGGTGGCACCCTCACCGTCGAGGTCATCGAGGGCGACACAGCCCCGGTCCTCGCACTGCACGGTCTCACCAGCAACCGCAAGCTGTGGAGCTGGGTCGCCGCGCACGGGTTCACGCTCGTCACCCCCGACCTGCGCGGCCGTGCCGACAGCGTGTCCCTGACGGGTTCGTCGCTGCGACAGCACACCGACGACATGGTGCGCGTGCTGGACGCGTTGGAACTCGACGCCGTGACGGTGTGCGGCATGTCCATGGGCGCGTACGTCGGCCTCGACCTGGCGGTGACCCATCCGGACCGAGTGCGCGCGCTCGTTCTCGTGGACGGCGGCTTCCCGATGCCCGCGCACGCCGCCATGACCCCCGAGCTGATCGACATGGCGTTCGCCCCGCAGCTCGCCGCGCTGGCCCAGACCTGGACGCCCGACAGCTACCTCGCCGCGAACGCCGCCGTGAACCCGCTGATCGACCCGGCCGACCCGCTGCAGCGCGAGTACTTCGCCCACGACCTGTCCCCCGACGGCCGGCGCAGGCTGGACGAGGACACCGTGCTCGCCGACGCCCGCGACACCATCCTCGGCGACTCGCCCTGGCGTTCGCTGACCGTGCCGACCTGGTTCGTGCGCGCCGAGTGGAGCACCGGACCGAACACCCCGCCCGCCTACACGGAGTCGGACGCGGCCCGGTTCCACGCCGCACTGCCTGTGCTGCGCGAGCCGGTGCTGATCAACGAGGTCGATCATGGCGGCACCGTGATGACCCCGGCTGGCGCCGCCGTCACTGCCAAAGTTCTCGCCGAGGCTCTGTAA
- a CDS encoding MarR family winged helix-turn-helix transcriptional regulator yields MISAPRIPENPLELERQVCFGLAVASRTVIAVYRPILEPLNLTHPQYLVMLALWERSPRTVKDLSNALQLDPGTLSPLLKRLEAVGYVERQRDKTDERALALTLTERGQDLRREALKIPFKVVERLGMSFEELTQLNEVLRKVIAKATT; encoded by the coding sequence ATGATTAGTGCACCAAGAATCCCGGAGAACCCGCTCGAGCTCGAGCGGCAGGTCTGCTTCGGCCTGGCCGTGGCGAGCCGGACCGTGATCGCCGTCTACCGGCCGATCCTGGAGCCGCTGAACCTCACCCACCCGCAGTACCTGGTGATGCTCGCCCTCTGGGAACGCTCGCCGCGCACGGTGAAGGACCTGAGCAACGCTCTGCAGCTCGACCCCGGCACCCTCAGCCCGCTGCTGAAGCGGCTGGAGGCGGTCGGGTACGTCGAACGGCAGCGCGACAAGACCGACGAGCGCGCGCTCGCCCTGACTCTGACCGAGCGGGGACAGGACCTGCGCCGAGAAGCGTTGAAGATCCCCTTCAAGGTCGTCGAGCGGCTCGGCATGTCCTTCGAAGAGCTCACCCAGCTGAACGAGGTGCTGCGCAAGGTGATCGCGAAGGCCACGACATGA
- a CDS encoding DUF5313 family protein: MNPLLKLWYYAGGRLPQKYRQFVHDDVTGPKWLLRFTVRSLVQVTPLTTAITLALVFGLGSPWPLAIACGALGFVVGLYFALSYAPESVDYRLTKYGYPRGTATAGRRERNAAQDREQQAKYDAVWRRSEG; the protein is encoded by the coding sequence ATGAACCCGCTGCTGAAGCTCTGGTACTACGCGGGCGGGCGGCTGCCGCAGAAGTACCGCCAGTTCGTCCACGACGACGTGACCGGGCCGAAGTGGTTGCTGCGGTTCACCGTGCGCAGTCTGGTGCAGGTCACGCCGCTCACGACGGCCATCACGCTGGCCCTCGTGTTCGGGCTCGGCTCGCCGTGGCCGCTGGCGATCGCGTGCGGTGCGCTCGGATTCGTCGTGGGCCTGTACTTCGCACTGTCCTACGCACCCGAAAGCGTGGATTACCGGCTCACGAAGTACGGGTATCCACGGGGCACGGCAACCGCAGGCCGCCGGGAGCGCAACGCCGCGCAGGACCGCGAACAGCAGGCGAAGTACGACGCGGTGTGGCGGCGATCCGAAGGGTAG
- the surE gene encoding 5'/3'-nucleotidase SurE, with protein sequence MRALITNDDGIDSPGLLTLAEAAVALGFEVLVAAPAQQASGTSASVAAVGDTGRVVSERRELLGLDVEAYAVAAHPGLISLIACHGGFGGKPDVVLSGVNLGANVGRAVLHSGTVGAALTAQVNDVSSLAVSLDVGLDGPEPLWHKAGEVVRVVLPLLEDMPAATVLSLNVPNIVDVQGLRWAELARFGTVQSRVDEVDEHEVELVAVYAEDSPAPGTDAALLGEGYATLTALLSVERTTSVERPLPAWPA encoded by the coding sequence ATGCGCGCGCTGATCACCAATGACGACGGAATCGACTCACCCGGCCTGCTGACCCTGGCCGAAGCCGCGGTCGCGCTGGGCTTCGAGGTGCTCGTCGCGGCACCGGCCCAGCAGGCCAGCGGCACGAGCGCCTCGGTCGCCGCGGTCGGTGACACCGGCCGGGTGGTCAGCGAACGCCGCGAGCTGCTCGGTCTCGACGTGGAGGCCTACGCGGTCGCCGCACATCCCGGCCTGATCTCGCTGATCGCCTGCCACGGCGGCTTCGGCGGCAAGCCGGACGTGGTGCTCTCCGGCGTGAACCTCGGCGCGAACGTCGGCCGCGCGGTGCTGCACTCCGGCACCGTCGGTGCCGCGCTGACCGCCCAGGTGAACGACGTCTCGTCGCTCGCGGTCTCGCTCGACGTGGGGTTGGACGGGCCCGAACCGTTGTGGCACAAGGCGGGCGAGGTGGTCCGCGTCGTGCTGCCGCTGCTGGAGGACATGCCGGCCGCCACCGTGCTCTCGTTGAACGTGCCGAACATCGTTGACGTGCAAGGACTCCGCTGGGCGGAGCTGGCGCGGTTCGGCACCGTGCAGAGCCGCGTGGACGAGGTGGACGAGCACGAGGTCGAGCTGGTGGCCGTGTACGCGGAGGACTCTCCCGCGCCGGGCACGGACGCCGCCCTGCTCGGCGAGGGCTACGCGACCCTGACCGCTCTGCTCTCGGTGGAGCGGACGACTAGCGTTGAGCGGCCTTTGCCGGCCTGGCCAGCGTGA
- a CDS encoding 1-phosphofructokinase family hexose kinase, producing MFAPSPQLTVTVEDLDGEPDVHLHAGGQGFWQSRMIAALGVEAVVCATFGGETGRVLRTLLEGEHVDLRARDVAARNGAYVHDRRDGSRSEMVEMLPDALSRHELDDVYELALVEGIRAGTAVLSGPSDDRVLPHDTYYRLTSDLTGNGCRVIVDLAGDRLAEAVRGGPHVVKVSHEELGEEEVPKLIEKCREIAESCVHGVVVSRADEPALALLDDKLYFVKMPQLQPVDTRGAGDSMTAGISAGLALGMSLEDAVKLGAAAGAVNVTRHGLGSGSGEAVRELSKRVELEPIEE from the coding sequence GTGTTTGCCCCGTCCCCCCAACTGACCGTCACCGTCGAGGACCTCGATGGTGAACCCGATGTGCACCTGCACGCGGGCGGCCAGGGTTTCTGGCAGTCCAGGATGATCGCCGCGTTGGGCGTCGAAGCCGTGGTGTGCGCGACGTTCGGCGGTGAGACCGGCCGGGTGCTGCGCACGTTGCTCGAAGGTGAGCACGTCGACCTGCGCGCCCGCGACGTCGCCGCCCGCAACGGCGCGTACGTGCACGACCGCCGGGACGGCAGCCGTTCCGAGATGGTCGAGATGCTGCCGGACGCGTTGTCCCGCCACGAGCTCGACGACGTCTACGAGCTCGCACTTGTCGAAGGGATCCGGGCGGGCACGGCCGTGCTCAGCGGCCCGTCCGACGACCGGGTGCTGCCGCACGATACCTACTACCGGCTGACCTCCGACCTGACCGGCAACGGCTGCCGCGTGATCGTGGACCTCGCCGGTGACCGGCTGGCCGAGGCCGTGCGCGGAGGCCCGCACGTGGTCAAGGTGAGCCACGAGGAGCTGGGCGAGGAGGAGGTGCCCAAACTCATCGAGAAGTGCCGTGAGATCGCCGAGTCGTGCGTGCACGGCGTGGTCGTCTCCCGGGCTGACGAACCGGCGTTGGCGCTGCTCGACGACAAGTTGTACTTCGTCAAGATGCCTCAGCTGCAACCTGTCGACACGCGTGGCGCCGGCGACTCGATGACGGCGGGGATTTCAGCGGGCCTCGCGCTGGGTATGTCGTTGGAGGACGCGGTGAAGCTCGGTGCGGCCGCCGGCGCGGTCAACGTGACGCGCCACGGCCTCGGCAGCGGTAGCGGGGAAGCGGTGCGCGAGCTGAGCAAACGCGTGGAACTGGAACCGATCGAGGAATGA
- a CDS encoding family 20 glycosylhydrolase, with protein MRTRVLAVVVTVTAALSVSAQSQAAEPLQSLVPVPVSVQARTGVTHSLTANTKIYTAPAARDVGNFLAGVLRPSTGYALPVSDTTGTPTDGISLLLTGAPGSVGQQGYQLDAAAGAVVIRANTSEGLFAGVQTLRQMLPAKVEGTTVQPGPWTVPGALIVDHPRFSYRASMLDVARHFHPVASVKRYIDQLALYKINYFHLHLTDDQGWRIQVDSWPRLTTHGGSTQVGGGPGGYYTKAQYSEIVQYAAARKITVIPEVDLPGHTNAALASYAELNCNGQAPPLRTDIEVGYSSLCVNKEITYQFVDDVVREIAALTPGPYFHIGGDEAHSTSDADYQTFMNRVLPIVKKYGKTALGWHEFVKTTTDTATIPQYWGTTTSNAVVQAAAARGHKVIMSPANKAYIDQKYNSSTPLGLSWAGLIEVQDAYGWNPGTHLSGVPETAVLGVEAPLWTETLATSRDLEFMAFPRLAGHAELGWSPWSTHNWDSFKVRLGAQGPRWTTMGINFYKSPQVPWDTEGPQPGPCTQPAWERSKAYGGASVVSHNGHKWTAKWWTQGEEPGTTGQWGVWRDDGVC; from the coding sequence GTGAGAACTCGCGTTCTCGCCGTGGTCGTCACCGTGACCGCCGCGCTCTCCGTGAGTGCGCAGTCGCAGGCCGCGGAACCTCTGCAGAGCCTCGTCCCCGTGCCGGTCTCCGTGCAGGCCAGGACCGGTGTCACGCACTCGCTGACCGCGAACACCAAGATCTACACCGCTCCCGCCGCCCGGGACGTGGGCAACTTCCTGGCCGGCGTGCTGCGGCCGTCGACCGGCTACGCGCTGCCGGTGTCCGACACGACCGGCACGCCGACCGACGGCATCTCGTTGCTGCTCACGGGCGCCCCGGGGTCCGTCGGTCAGCAGGGCTACCAGCTCGACGCGGCCGCCGGTGCGGTCGTCATCAGGGCGAACACCTCGGAGGGCCTGTTCGCGGGCGTGCAGACGCTGCGGCAGATGTTGCCCGCCAAGGTGGAGGGCACGACGGTGCAGCCAGGGCCGTGGACCGTGCCCGGCGCGCTGATCGTCGACCACCCGCGGTTCTCCTACCGCGCCTCGATGCTCGACGTGGCCCGCCACTTCCACCCGGTCGCGTCGGTGAAGCGGTACATCGACCAGCTGGCGCTGTACAAGATCAACTACTTCCACCTGCACCTGACCGACGACCAGGGCTGGCGCATCCAGGTGGACAGCTGGCCGCGCCTCACCACGCACGGCGGCAGCACGCAGGTCGGCGGCGGTCCCGGCGGCTACTACACCAAGGCGCAGTACAGCGAGATCGTGCAGTACGCGGCCGCCCGCAAGATCACGGTGATCCCCGAGGTCGACCTGCCCGGCCACACCAACGCGGCCCTCGCCTCGTACGCGGAGCTCAACTGCAACGGCCAGGCCCCGCCGCTGCGCACCGACATCGAGGTCGGCTACTCCTCGCTGTGCGTGAACAAGGAGATCACCTACCAGTTCGTCGACGACGTGGTGCGCGAGATCGCGGCGCTCACGCCCGGCCCGTACTTCCACATCGGCGGCGACGAGGCGCACTCGACGTCCGACGCGGACTACCAGACGTTCATGAACCGCGTTCTGCCGATCGTGAAGAAGTACGGCAAGACCGCACTCGGCTGGCACGAGTTCGTGAAGACCACGACCGACACCGCCACCATCCCGCAGTACTGGGGCACCACCACGTCCAACGCCGTGGTGCAGGCGGCGGCGGCCCGCGGCCACAAGGTCATCATGTCGCCGGCGAACAAGGCGTACATCGACCAGAAGTACAACTCCAGCACGCCGCTGGGCCTGTCGTGGGCGGGCTTGATCGAGGTCCAGGACGCCTACGGCTGGAACCCCGGCACGCACCTCAGCGGTGTCCCGGAGACGGCGGTCCTCGGCGTCGAAGCTCCACTGTGGACGGAAACGCTGGCGACCTCGCGCGACCTCGAGTTCATGGCGTTCCCGCGGCTCGCCGGGCACGCCGAGCTCGGCTGGTCGCCGTGGTCCACGCACAACTGGGACAGCTTCAAGGTGCGGCTGGGTGCCCAAGGTCCGCGCTGGACCACCATGGGCATCAACTTCTACAAGTCGCCGCAGGTCCCGTGGGACACCGAAGGCCCGCAGCCCGGCCCGTGCACCCAGCCCGCGTGGGAGCGGTCGAAGGCCTACGGCGGCGCGAGCGTGGTGTCGCACAACGGCCACAAGTGGACGGCGAAGTGGTGGACGCAGGGCGAGGAGCCCGGCACCACCGGCCAGTGGGGCGTGTGGCGGGACGACGGCGTTTGCTGA